TTAATTTAAAAAGATATAGCGATGAAAACTAAAAAAATATTCGTATGGTCAGCCCTTACAGCTATTATTGTAACGGCTACGGTTAACTCCTGCAAAAAAGGATCTCTTAACACCAGCGACCCTAATAACGTAACAACAGACCAATATTATAAAACCAGCGATCAGTTAACCAAGGGGGTAAATGCCATTTATGTTGCCATCCACTCGGTAGGCCTGGTATCACGCGAGTGGTTTTTTATTCATGACCTCAGGAGCGATGAGGTTGCAAGCGGCGGCGGACAACTTGAAGCGCCAAGGGGACAGATGCTTAATGGCAATACTGATCCAACCAATTCGGTAATGAACTCGGTGTGGAACAACTGGTACACCGTAATTTTCAGGGCAAATGTGGCCATTCAAAACGGACCATCCGTAACTGATAACGCGGCCCTGCGAGACAGATTGATTGGCGAAGCTAAATTTTTGCGTGCCTGGGCTTATTTCGACCTTGTTTCGCAATGGGGTGGGGTGCCACTTCTTACTGCGCCTGTTAAAACAGCCAGCGATTTTCAGCCGCGCGCTTCTGAAGCTGAGGTTTATGCCGTAATTATTAAGGATCTTCAGGATGCAGCAGCAGTACTGCCCGAAAAAACCGGTACTGATAAGGGGCGCGCAACAGCTTCGGCAGCAAATGCCATGCTGGGCCGTGTGTTGATGCAAACAGGCGACTACGCCGGTGCAAAAGCAGCGCTTTTAAAAATCCCGACTACCGGAACAAACGGTTACTCGTTAACCAGCAGGTACCTGGATAACTTTGAAGAGGAAACGGAGTTTAACAGCGAATCTATTTTCGAGATTGTATTTGTTGACAAGAACGATGGCGGCTTTAACTGGGGTGGCGACAGCCCAACCGAAGCACAAACCACCGT
The sequence above is a segment of the Mucilaginibacter celer genome. Coding sequences within it:
- a CDS encoding RagB/SusD family nutrient uptake outer membrane protein — encoded protein: MKTKKIFVWSALTAIIVTATVNSCKKGSLNTSDPNNVTTDQYYKTSDQLTKGVNAIYVAIHSVGLVSREWFFIHDLRSDEVASGGGQLEAPRGQMLNGNTDPTNSVMNSVWNNWYTVIFRANVAIQNGPSVTDNAALRDRLIGEAKFLRAWAYFDLVSQWGGVPLLTAPVKTASDFQPRASEAEVYAVIIKDLQDAAAVLPEKTGTDKGRATASAANAMLGRVLMQTGDYAGAKAALLKIPTTGTNGYSLTSRYLDNFEEETEFNSESIFEIVFVDKNDGGFNWGGDSPTEAQTTVRNQEYNPIAWRNLIPSNKLINEFENTATGAAKSDPRFHYTCYQSGDTYNKGASILTDGDQNGNSSVMNGVTKKISFRKSMIIYKEGLPAAGFHPGGNNQRIIRYAEVILMLAECENELGNTAAAVNYLNMIRARADVAMPAYPTAQFPVGSKADVVKAIMHEKMVEMGCEEVRNIDILRWRKKQYFTTDPFPYFRKGRDELLPIPQSELDNNPKVNGHQNPGY